From a single Dendropsophus ebraccatus isolate aDenEbr1 chromosome 8, aDenEbr1.pat, whole genome shotgun sequence genomic region:
- the TNKS1BP1 gene encoding 182 kDa tankyrase-1-binding protein has translation MSASNSHQILETMEPVRGVKHVKPPIKPKPVLPQRPKEIAASGAENKSPLLSPTCGPCSPTSDIPSALKISQLTGPQPYGTRRTSLKRWSSSVGEDVSGENNALSPLENKITAPPLSAPVRPPPTGPAWKGKSPFMLTTRGWGEQRSTQSRDHNESESASQKASARSVSEDIDTQERGRTTNKEDSRNASKLTPEVEEAVTHVHDYIASPGDVKVVSSGSAQIIDYKKPLSAPQQSHPYGEDSKHALHDHKEDLMATSIGSKPEKKAPKVPIRESTDVPKSETEEQNVKNANVYDTQIGEFGSGPGHVLRNNDIIVDQRHLENTDKNHQPEAHVDAPDPQHIADVTPKKFLHPPDTAYGQPTQHRDEPKDKHVTSKPLAPKPKERKKPSVQFTVPNVEDKEDGQRPLDQTVPEREERETKEYGHKEDVDVRRWDREDGVVEKEEKPEPSVGIEEPPSLVRTQTSSYTMTAGEGISRVDTDVHGPDSHPKDITLHSSPHTTELYEKAECDTKQAEDKDHDHRDVYKRRPEVEPAGKNRDYVPHFTCTPTDSPAAPRSEHDIDAYPAQDLGTSYIHHYGSTADQSQFPENTDRKEPPHMTTESQPADKLPSWEISTHLEELHPSRAPSQPQEELTQGNYQPKTSMSGPGYLKDLTSSKYEEFHSSNFDNTAYRVIQPMESSDGSDHKDGIQYYNTYSQDGEKPKHVADESEESHPSHGHQEEAMYGHAQSEEPVDTYVQSEEPPQTFSQSEEESHKYTALKKPKYEPEKIAHTYQQLEEPDHHNIQSDEESHGDVVLKRAIYEWDQPEKLHQKYQLPEEPGHPNIPSEEESHGDVVLQKTRYGYDKEVKLAHTYQDQDEEDQPDILSQEDSHGDVMLKKSRYGYDEQVKFAYTYPHQEEEDHPNIPSDEEGHKDVVLKKARYGYDEQVKLAHTHHQLEQPDDPNIQSDEESPEWAVLEKARHGYDESEKLAHSYQQSEEPDQPNIPSQEDSHGDVALKRSRNGCDEQVKLAHTYQHQEKPDYPNIQPDEESHKDVVLKKARYGYDEHVKLAYTYQQPEEPDIMKSENTCDQPEKIHHTYEQPELVHHNIKSEDLAHRYELSRTPTLTYDQSEITDYTYDHLKKSYPQETEPTRPEKLYENQEETLVRYSQPEDPQERIIPHVQSDESYYQQTPPQEAASGNYLSEQIAPSESPSGQPHYQQTQSEDPDYQQNQSKRPNYQQTQIDEPEYQQEQSKRPNYQQSQSEEPGYQQDKSHNQQEHSEETPYHHKLPEELHYTQAKSEDLDFRHTHPENLEHQDKSSEQSHTGRYHSEEEVQTPEGKPRMSEQNRVRLEQGYMDFHGVESETSAEQEKAEKRPEMYLKQHQRHGSPEDYHHKDDSTSETYHKDQLSKEQDLKYAQQEQPNTLDTQTVEPKTRDVQPEQQEQKDVNVTDGQSENSQEDRAEDRLHKQIYTEKTINGHCEREESEDGEERLDGQKLSDQKNEESPGEMESDTEETPEEANFDFLEGTTVLDTSLMRGRASLGKKRNHRTPVAGSSTPEEADPEYWMFRDSTEPKCSPEKESEEEEKEETSPEGTPENSPTAPKSTTKKGGIFSGIISPSILKGRRKSKNKTSEDASKAESRESQDPTSPGKDKSESSSHSLNWLQALKKKKKKNPK, from the exons ATGTCAGCATCTAACTCACACCAGATCCTGGAGACGATGGAACCCGTGAGAG GTGTAAAACACGTGAAACCTCCCATAAAACCCAAACCCGTGTTGCCTCAACGTCCCAAGGAAATTGCTGCTTCTGGTGCTGAAAATAAGAGCCCCCTGCTGTCCCCAACATGTGGCCCCTGCTCCCCAACTTCCGATATACCATCTGCCCTCAAGATCAGCCAGCTGACGGGACCACAGCCCTACGGGACCAGGAGGACTTCTCTAAAGAGATGGTCCTCCTCTGTGGGAGAAGACGTAAGTGGCGAGAATAACGCGCTGTCACCGCTGGAGAACAAGATTACAGCCCCGCCTCTATCAGCCCCCGTGAGGCCTCCGCCAACCGGGCCGGCCTGGAAAGGGAAAAGTCCTTTCATGTTAACAACTCGAGGATGGGGGGAACAAAGGTCGACTCAATCACGGGATCACAACGAGAG CGAGTCTGCGTCCCAGAAGGCGAGCGCCCGCTCCGTCAGTGAAGATATAGATACACAAGAACGAGGAAGAACCACAAACAAGGAAGATTCTAGAAATGCCAGCAAATTAACTCCAGAGGTGGAGGAAGCTGTAACTCATGTCCACGACTACATCGCCAGTCCTGGAGATGTGAAGGTTGTTTCTTCAGGATCAGCGCAGATTATAGACTATAAGAAACCACTGTCTGCTCCCCAACAATCTCATCCTTATGGCGAAGACAGTAAACATGCCTTACATGACCATAAGGAAGATCTCATGGCAACGTCCATTGGGTCTAAACCCGAGAAAAAGGCTCCAAAAGTTCCTATAAGGGAATCCACAGATGTGCCAAAAAGTGAGACTGAGGAGCAAAATGTCAAAAATGCTAACGTTTACGATACTCAGATTGGTGAGTTTGGGTCAGGGCCTGGACATGTATTACGTAATAATGACATCATTGTAGACCAGCGACACCTAGAAAACACGGACAAGAATCACCAACCAGAAGCCCATGTGGATGCCCCGGACCCCCAACACATTGCAGATGTCACACCCAAAAAGTTTTTACATCCCCCTGATACAGCTTACGGGCAACCAACACAACATCGCGACGAGCCAAAGGACAAACATGTGACCTCAAAACCGTTAGCCCCAAAACCCAAAGAACGGAAAAAGCCATCTGTGCAGTTCACTGTGCCAAATGTAGAGGACAAAGAGGACGGACAAAGACCATTGGACCAGACTGTGCCTGAgcgagaggagagagagaccaAAGAGTACGGACACAAGGAGGATGTGGACGTGAGACGGTGGGACAGAGAGGACGGTGTTGTGGAG AAAGAAGAGAAACCAGAACCATCAGTGGGAATAGAAGAGCCACCAAGTTTGGTGAGGACACAAACATCCAGCTATACGATGACGGCAGGTGAGGGGATTTCTAGGGTAGACACAGATGTCCATGGACCAGACTCCCATCCTAAAGACATTACGCTGCATTCCTCTCCCCACACTACTGAACTGTATGAAAAAGCTGAGTGTGACACCAAACAAGCTGAAGACAAGGACCACGACCACAGAGACGTCTATAAGAGGCGCCCGGAAGTAGAACCGGCAGGAAAGAACAGGGACTATGTGCCCCATTTTACTTGTACACCCACCGATTCTCCTGCAGCACCAAG ATCAGAACATGACATTGATGCTTATCCCGCACAAGACTTGGGAACATCTTATATTCATCAttatggatccacagcagatcagtCACAATTTCCTGAAAATACAGATAGAAAGGAACCACCGCACATGACTACAGAATCCCAACCAGCTGACAAGCTTCCTTCCTGGGAAATAAGTACTCATTTAGAGGAACTTCATCCCTCAAGAGCTCCGTCTCAGCCACAGGAAGAGCTGACTCAGGGGAATTATCAACCAAAGACTTCTATGTCAGGTCCTGGTTACCTCAAGGACTTGACGTCTTCCAAATATGAAGAATTTCATTCAAGTAATTTCGACAATACAGCTTACAGAGTTATTCAGCCAATGGAGTCAAGTGATGGAAGTGACCACAAAGATGGAATTCAGTACTATAATACTTACTCACAGGATGGAGAAAAACCAAAACACGTGGCTGACGAGTCAGAGGAAAGTCATCCTTCACATGGTCACCAAGAAGAAGCAATGTATGGACACGCACAGTCTGAGGAACCAGTTGACACATATGTACAATCAGAAGAACCACCACAAACATTTTCACAATCAGAGGAGGAAAGCCATAAGTACACAGCATTAAAGAAACCCAAGTATGAGCCAGAAAAAATAGCTCACACATATCAGCAACTAGAGGAGCCAGACCACCACAATATACAGTCAGATGAAGAAAGCCATGGAGATGTGGTCCTGAAGAGAGCAATATATGAGTGGGATCAACCAGAGAAGCTACATCAAAAATATCAGCTACCAGAGGAGCCTGGTCACCCCAATATACCATCAGAAGAGGAAAGCCATGGAGATGTAGTGCTACAGAAAACAAGGTATGGGTACGATAAAGAAGTAAAATTAGCTCACACATATCAGGACCAAGATGAGGAAGACCAGCCTGATATACTATCACAAGAGGACAGCCATGGAGATGTAATGCTAAAGAAATCAAGATACGGGTATGATGAACAAGTAAAGTTCGCTTACACATATCCGCACCAAGAGGAGGAAGACCACCCAAATATACCATCAGATGAAGAAGGCCATAAGGATGTAGTGCTGAAGAAAGCAAGGTATGGGTACGATGAACAAGTAAAGTTAGCTCACACCCACCATCAATTGGAGCAGCCAGATGACCCCAACATACAATCAGATGAGGAAAGTCCTGAGTGGGCAGTATTAGAGAAAGCAAGGCATGGGTACGATGAGTCAGAAAAATTAGCTCATTCATATCAGCAATCGGAGGAGCCAGACCAACCCAATATACCGTCACAAGAGGACAGCCATGGGGATGTGGCACTAAAGAGATCAAGGAATGGATGTGATGAACAAGTGAAGTTAGCTCACACTTATCAGCACCAAGAGAAGCCAGACTACCCCAATATACAGCCAGATGAGGAGAGCCACAAGGATGTAGTACTAAAGAAAGCAAGGTATGGGTATGATGAACATGTAAAGCTGGCTTACACATACCAGCAACCAGAAGAACCAGATATAATGAAATCAGAGAATACATGTGATCAGCCAGAGAAGATCCATCATACATATGAGCAACCAGAGCTAGTTCACCACAACATCAAGTCTGAAGATTTAGCTCATAGATATGAACTATCGAGGACGCCAACCCTGACATATGACCAATCAGAAATAACTGATTATACATATGATCACTTAAAAAAGTCATATCCCCAGGAAACAGAACCCACGAGGCCAGAAAAACTATATGAAAACCAAGAGGAAACATTAGTAAGGTATTCACAACCTGAGGATCCACAAGAAAGGATCATTCCCCATGTCCAATCAGATGAGTCCTACTATCAACAAACGCCACCACAGGAGGCAGCTAGTGGAAACTATTTATCAGAACAAATAGCTCCAAGTGAAAGCCCATCAGGACAGCCACATTACCAACAAACTCAATCTGAAGATCCAGATTACCAACAAAATCAATCCAAGAGGCCAAACTACCAACAAACTCAAATTGACGAGCCAGAATACCAACAGGAGCAATCCAAGAGGCCAAACTACCAACAATCTCAATCTGAGGAGCCAGGTTACCAACAAGACAAGTCACATAACCAACAAGAACATTCCGAGGAGACACCTTACCATCACAAGCTCCCAGAGGAGTTACATTACACACAGGCAAAATCAGAAGACCTAGATTTCAGGCATACACATCCAGAAAACTTGGAGCATCAAGATAAAAGCTCAGAGCAATCTCATACAGGAAGGTATCATTCAGAAGAGGAAGTCCAGACACCAGAGGGGAAACCTAGGATGTCTGAGCAAAACAGAGTTAGATTAGAGCAGGGATATATGGACTTCCATGGTGTAGAGTCAGAAACTTCAGCAGAGCAAGAAAAAGCAGAGAAAAGACCCGAAATGTACTTGAAGCAGCACCAGAGACACGGTTCTCCAGAAGATTACCACCACAAAGATGATTCAACATCTGAGACCTACCATAAAGATCAACTATCAAAAGAGCAAGACCTTAAATACGCACAGCAAGAACAGCCAAACACTTTAGATACGCAAACCGTAGAACCAAAAACTAGAGACGTTCAACCAGAGCAGCAGGAGCAGAAAGATGTTAACGTAACTGATGGACAATCAGAGAATTCACAAGAGGATCGGGCAGAGGACAGACTGCACAAACAGATTTACACTGAAAAAACTATAAATGGACACTGTGAACGTGAAGAATCGGAGGATGGTGAAGAAAGGCTGGACGGACAGAAATTATCAGATCAAAAGAATGAAGAAAGTCCAGGGGAGATGGAGTCAGACACAGAGGAAACTCCAGAAGAAGCTAATTTTGACTTTCTAGAG GGCACCACCGTCTTGGATACGTCACTGATGAGGGGCAGAGCATCACTTGGCAAAAAAAGAAATCACCGAACACCAGTAGCCGGATCCTCCACCCCTGAAGAAGCCGATCCTGAATACTGGATGTTCCGGGACTCTACAG AACCAAAATGTTCCCCTGAAAAAGAGTCtgaagaagaggagaaagaagagaCGTCTCCTGAAGGTACGCCAGAGAATTCTCCCACGGCACCAAAGTCCACGACTAAGAAGGGCGGGATATTTTCTGGAATAATCTCACCATCTATACTGAAG GGTCGCCGGAAATCTAAAAATAAAACCTCCGAAGATGCTTCCAAAGCTGAATCAAGAGAAAGTCAAGATCCAACATCTCCCGGAAAAGACAAATCCGAGTCATCAAG tcattctCTCAATTGGCTGCAAGCattgaagaaaaagaagaagaagaacccgAAGTGA